From Jeotgalibacillus haloalkalitolerans:
CGGATCAGCAGTAACGGTTGTTAAAGCTCAGATCCATGCGGGTGGCCGCGGTAAAGCGGGCGGAGTAAAAATCGCGAAAAGTCTTGATGAAGTCCGTACATATGCAAAAGAATTACTTGGAAAAACACTTGTGACACATCAGACAGGTCCGGAAGGTAAGGAAATTAAGCGCTTACTTATCGAAGAGGGCTGTGACATTCAAAAAGAATATTACGTAGGGCTTGTACTTGACCGTGCAACTTCACGTATTACACTGATGGCGTCTGAAGAGGGCGGAACGGAAATTGAAGAGGTTGCTGAAGCAACACCTGAAAAAATCTTCCGCGAAACAATTGATCCGGTTGTCGGTCTGACAGCATTCCAGGCACGCCGTATCGCGTTTAACATTAACATCCCTAAGGAAATGGTTAATAAAGCTGTGCGCTTTATGCTTGGACTTTACAAAATGTTTGTTGAAAAAGATTGTTCAATTGCTGAGATCAACCCGCTTGTTACGACTGGAGACGGAAACGTAATGGCGCTTGATGCAAAATTAAACTTTGATGCAAACGCATTGTACCGTCAAAAAGATGTAATGGAATTCCGTGACCTTGATGAAGAGGATCCAAAGGAAATCGAAGCATCTAAATATGACCTTAGCTACATTTCACTTGATGGAAACATTGGCTGTATGGTTAACGGTGCCGGTCTTGCGATGGCAACAATGGATATTA
This genomic window contains:
- the sucC gene encoding ADP-forming succinate--CoA ligase subunit beta, giving the protein MNIHEYQGKELLRKYGVTVPRGYVAFTPKEAVEAAKELGSAVTVVKAQIHAGGRGKAGGVKIAKSLDEVRTYAKELLGKTLVTHQTGPEGKEIKRLLIEEGCDIQKEYYVGLVLDRATSRITLMASEEGGTEIEEVAEATPEKIFRETIDPVVGLTAFQARRIAFNINIPKEMVNKAVRFMLGLYKMFVEKDCSIAEINPLVTTGDGNVMALDAKLNFDANALYRQKDVMEFRDLDEEDPKEIEASKYDLSYISLDGNIGCMVNGAGLAMATMDIIKHYGGDPANFLDVGGGATAEKVTEAFKIILSDENVKGIFVNIFGGIMKCDIIAEGVVEAAKQVGLKVPLVVRLEGTNVELGKKILNESDLDIVAAGTMADGAQKIVELVG